A region from the Papaver somniferum cultivar HN1 unplaced genomic scaffold, ASM357369v1 unplaced-scaffold_125, whole genome shotgun sequence genome encodes:
- the LOC113331453 gene encoding protein IQ-DOMAIN 31-like: MGKSPAKWIKSVLLGKKTSRSSLSKGKDSLKTTSKKGAGDATNVEVADISVGHPSVTQPTYASTDTNGDHAESEEVAVPTVTHDEVALVPGSQDADNLGTEESVGPNDPERVREEVAATKAQAAFRGYLARRAFRALRGIIRLQALIRGHLVRRQAVATLCCLQGVVKLQALYRGKQVRHSDIGVEVLNRCTTVKLLDAKCTSFPGAKALTLNQKPSQIVFVSKLLGSSQSAMPLHLQYSMDEPNSYWSWLERWTIFHAWGPLPQTKKFADSKSQKNKVNNIEAHTARSKRTVRKVPSNGSVHSSSESAKPKRNLRKVPNHSVDPAPEQPQNEVDKVKRNLRKVSNSTIETETNDQLPLETEKPIRSVRKASIPAAPVVPEQSNGDCADKMSADAAIDIIHQSDKETVGTPVETDQLDDVMHDSPPAVELPHQEIHNESENIPVSNGEYISKEEDLATNENQKDMKRRSSFPAKQDDLEIGSPKTPKLPSYMQATQSAKAKLRGQGSPKVGHDGEEKSILTRRHSLSSSASNGKLSSASPRTQRLSSGKGGIKTDRSLSASKDEKVIQADWRR; this comes from the exons ATGGGGAAATCACCAGCTAAATGGATCAAGTCTGTACTGTTGGGAAAGAAGACATCTAGATCCAGTTTGTCGAAAGGAAAAGACAGCCTG AAAACTACAAGCAAAAAAGGGGCAGGGGATGCGACTAATGTAGAAGTCGCTGATATATCTGTGGGCCATCCTTCTGTCACACAGCCGACATATGCTTCCACTGATACAAATGGAGATCATGCGGAGTCAGAGGAGGTGGCAGTGCCTACTGTAACACATGATGAAGTGGCCCTAGTGCCAGGAAGTCAAGATGCTGATAATCTGGGAACTGAAGAATCTGTTGGGCCAAATGATCCAGAGAGAGTTAGGGAAGAGGTTGCTGCTACAAAGGCACAAGCTGCATTTAGGGGTTATTTG GCTCGAAGGGCATTTCGGGCTCTCAGGGGCATCATACGACTGCAGGCTCTTATTCGAGGGCACTTGGTCCGGAGACAAGCTGTTGCAACTTTGTGTTGCTTGCAAGGAGTTGTGAAGTTACAAGCCCTGTACCGTGGTAAACAAGTTAGGCATTCTGATATTGGTGTCGAAGTGCTTAACAGATGCACTACCGTTAAACTTTTG GATGCCAAGTGTACAAGTTTTCCTGGAGCTAAAGCACTTACTCTAAATCAGAAACCGTCACAAATTGTCTTTGTTAGTAAG CTTCTTGGATCCTCACAAAGTGCAATGCCTCTCCACCTCCAATATAGTATGGACGAACCAAATTCATATTGGAGCTGGCTCGAGCGCTGGACAATCTTTCATGCTTGGGGACCTCTGCCTCAAACAAAGAAATTTGCTGATTCAAAATCTCAAAAAAACAAGGTTAATAATATAGAAGCGCACACAGCACGGTCAAAGCGTACTGTCCGGAAGGTACCGAGCAATGGCTCAGTGCATTCTTCTTCGGAATCTGCAAAACCAAAGCGGAATTTAAGGAAAGTTCCGAACCATTCTGTAGATCCAGCACCAGAACAACCACAAAATGAAGTTGATAAGGTGAAACGCAATCTAAGAAAGGTTTCTAATTCCACTATAGAGACAGAGACCAACGATCAACTTCCATTGGAGACTGAGAAGCCAATTCGCAGTGTAAGGAAGGCATCAATCCCTGCAGCTCCTGTTGTCCCAGAACAAAGCAATGGCGATTGTGCTGATAAGATGTCAGCAGATGCAGCAATCGACATAATTCATCAGTCTGATAAAGAAACTGTGGGAACACCAGTGGAAACAGATCAATTGGATGATGTGATGCATGATAGCCCACCTGCAGTTGAGTTACCACATCAAGAGATCCACAATGAAAGTGAAAATATTCCTGTGAGTAATGGGGAATATATCTCAAAAGAAGAAGACCTAGCTACCAACGAGAACCAAAAAGACATGAAGAGGAGATCTTCTTTCCCAGCAAAGCAGGACGATCTGGAGATTGGTTCACCAAAGACGCCAAAATTGCCGAGCTACATGCAAGCAACTCAATCTGCCAAGGCAAAGCTTCGAGGACAAGGCTCTCCAAAGGTTGGCCACGATGGGGAGGAGAAGAGTATATTGACTAGGCGGCATTCTCTGTCATCATCTGCTTCCAATGGAAAATTGAGCTCAGCATCACCAAGAACGCAGAGACTATCAAGTGGAAAAGGTGGAATTAAAACTGACAGATCTCTATCAGCTTCAAAAGATG AGAAGGTCATTCAAGCAGACTGGAGGAGATGA